A window of Benincasa hispida cultivar B227 chromosome 9, ASM972705v1, whole genome shotgun sequence genomic DNA:
ATTTAGGTACATCTCAGACATCATGTACTCTTattgtatataaaaaaataattaaaatattttaaaaaaaaaatcagaagaaTTTGCTACTTGTAATTGAACAATTTGACAAGTTGTAAAAAATAGATGTTACCTTATGcactcaatattttttttaaagtcaataATAAACCGTCTCTATGactcatttttaaatttatcataaggagagaaaaaaacacaaaccaaaattgtattttacttttagttaacaattttattacacaaaaataacaaaaacattggagtagatatatatatatatatatatatatatatatatatatatcccatGATTCCCAAATGCTAATTCCcattaatttcctccaaatggCCATTCTTGTTTTCCGGTTCTCTATTCTCtccgtttttctttttcaagtacTCTCCGTCGCCGCCTCCATTGGCTCTTCGTCGACGGTGAAGTTTCTTCCCGGATTTTCGGGTCCTCTCCCTTTCGTGCTTGAAACTGGGTTagctctcttttctctctcctcCCTTTTcgtatttgaatttgaaattatattcaaaccgaacccaaattttaaatttttttaaataataataataataattaataacgATTGGCAGATACGTAGGAGTTGGAGAAAAAGAGGAAGTGCAATTGTTTTACTATTTTGTAAAATCAGAAGGAAATCCTGAAAAAGATCCTCTCATTTTGTGGCACACCGGCGGCCCCGGTTGCTCCGGTTTATCTGGACTCGCATTTGAAATTGgtaaaacatatatattattcaTTATTCCAATAGCATTGCATGCTTCGCCTAAAAGCACTAGGATttgtatattttgtttgttttttaaggTCCTCTGAATTTCAAGGAACAGCGATACAACGGAAGTCTTCCTCAACTAATTTTGAACCCCTTTTCATGGACCAAGGTCATCATTATCCCTATGAGTTGTTTTTAGGAATGATGTCCAACGCAAATGTATGAATTCTACATTTTGCTTACGTCATATCGTACTAATACATTTTATCTCTATCGGATAAAATCTTCATATtgtattttctcaatttttctcctaatttattgaatattttatgtgaaaaagaaaaatcatgatAGAGACGATTATCGGATTAAGGCTACATATGGTCATCCCTAATACATATAATGCGTGGATTTGTTGTGCTTTCCCCATTATTTTCACAATTTGCtatgaaaattttttatcaCATCAGGATTACGGTAGACTTGATCATCCCTAATGCGATATGTTATAAATTGCAATAGTGCACTATGACATAAGCATAAAGGTTAGAATTCATACGTTTGTGAAGAACAAGTCATTAATTATAAAGGATTCTGAGAATAGAtaatctgtaaaaaaaaaaaaaaaataaaataataataataataataataattcttaCTCTTATTATCAAcagaaattttgtttttaccTATAGTTTCCATTCTGTCAACTAACTTGCATGATACTCACTTTGGAAGGTTAGAATTCTAGTATAATATTTCTAGATTTGCCGGTGGGTACTGGATTTTCGTATGGTAAAACTTCCGAAGCTCTCAGGACAGGAGATTTTGGTCAAGTTCAAACTTCtcatcaatttttgaaaaaggtAAAATATATGTGAtgcatatatattaaaatttttattttcagaaGTGTTGAAATTCTTATTAATTAAGGCCTCATtcgataatcatttgatttatatatattttctaaattaagcCAACAAATATCTCaaccacctctaaatttcttactttgttatccacttttacccatgatttcaaaaattaagacaaattttgaaaactaaaaaaaatatagttttaaaaactttgttcttgtttttagaatttgattaagaattcaacttttgtacttaagaaaaatgcaaaccaTCATaagaaaatgtgagaaaatagattttagtttaaaaaaacaaaatggttggACTTAAATTCTTTTTATGTTCACTTTTGTAATATTATACTATTGTTAGATCAAAATCATTTGTTTCcttgttctttcttttgttttaacaAGAATGGTTACTCTCGTTGAAATTTGTAGTGGTTGACTGATTATCATCCAGAATTCATATCTAATCCATTCTACGTTGGTGGAGATTCATATACTGGTCTTATTGTTCCTATTGTTACTCATGAAATATTAGAaggtaaataaaaatatatattgatcGTCATTTGTAATGATTCAAATGGGTCGTATTTCTAttcctaactttttttttctttaataatattCTAGGAAACAAACATCTTTTGCCATTCGTAAATCTTCAGGTTTGAGATCAAAATTCTCTATTTGGTCCCTTATTCATTCactatttatcattgataggtgtcgatagaagtctattagtattttttactatttctgtaaatagtttgacacattttttatatgtgaaaatttttctattaattagctagcttttttttttcatatattataattgtAGGGATACATATTGGGAAATCCCATCACTATCcgtaattcaaataaaaattttgcaATCCCTTTTGCTCATAGAATGGCACTCATTTCTGATGAATTATTCGAGGtaatataaagtttgatgtTTGAAATAAATGCACGAAAGGAGAATTATAATAATGTATAGCTAACTATATAGCTCTTGGTCGGTACAGTCATTAACGACTAGTTGCAAAGGAGAGTATGTGAACATCCATCCTACTAATGAGGACTGCTTAAGACATTATGATACCTACGAAAAGGTTGgctaaaaaaacattaattaaattatacgaataaggttgttGTGTTATTGACGTTaagttatattattaattacttTTCAGTGAATTATTgataaatgttttctttttttgttgatCCTAGAGTGTTTCAGAAATTTTCGATGGGAATATTTTGTTGCCGAAATGTCCCTCAGTTTCTTCGAAATTACAAGATGTATCTGCTCGAAGATCTCTCTACAAAACTCCCAAAGTACTCCATGATCTAAAGCCACCATTTCCAACTCTTGCCTGTCCTGTAATTTCTTCTCCTTACAATGAAATAGTACTAACTATAATctttgcatttatttttataatttattttatatattttctctcaatgtACAATCATTTCACTCATTGTATAATTGACATATATATAGTGACAAGAAAAACTTGTATGCTCATGGAAcatcatgaatttttttttgttttgtagacGTATAAATACTTACTTTCTTATTATTGGGCCAACGACAATCAAGTTCGAAAAGCGCTTCGTATCCAAGAGGTAAATAgggaaattttaaaattaattttaattaataaaatattaatttttattcatgAACTTGGTAATGTGaatccattttccatttttaaccTTGGACTTCCAATTTGATCAAGTTGAGTTTCAAGCTTAGAATAGTTGCATTACAATATTTTACCTTATATGGGTCGTTACATCTCAAACAATACTTTCGTATTCTTTTTTGCAGCCCACCTTAACCacaaagaaaaagattaattaaaaaataaaaaaaacttgtcACGTGGACAACTGAGTGGGTCGTGGTAAAAAGATCAATACCAAAATATTTCTCTTATAAAAGAGAAGTCAACTTGCAAGAAATTGATGGAGGCTTTAGAAAAATAATGgactttagaaaaatatttttcttgcaTCTTCATCTTGTGCACATCGATTTTTGAGAGTTTGATtttcatattgatttttttttattgctttctctTGTTGTATCTAATAGAGGACGTAAATTTTTTAGTTAGTACAATTAAGGAAATGGGAAATCGAACCttcgaattttaaaaaattaagataattatgTTAATTACCATTGAACTAAACGATTCATTTTAGCTATAGAGAATGTAATTAAAAAgtctaacaaaagaaaaagaaaaacatgaatTTGTCTCCATATCTAAGATTTTGCCAAGTACatggtaaaaattaattttttttcatcataaTAATAGTAAAAGAAATCTATTGAATCTATACACTTTCCTTTTATATATGCAGGGAAGCATTGGAGAATGGATAAGATGTCAGTATGGAGATGATTACAGTTTTGATATTGATAGTTCTTTTCCTTATCATGTGAACCTCAGCTCTAAAGGTTATCGATCTCTAATCTATAGGTAATGTATAATTACAATCAAATAATTGTTTgtgtataaaaattattttgtatatcTATAATTATTTTCGTTTGATCCAAATATGTACAGTGGAGATCATGACATGGTAGTGCCACATTTAGACACTCAAGCATGGATTAAATCTTTAAACTATTCTATTGTCGATGATTGGAGGCCATGGTTCATCATGGATCAAGTAGCCGGGtaattaattattgttttatttgtatATTCTTTAGGTACCATTCAATTCAataatttaattgttatttttttctaatagaTACACGAGAACCTATGCAAATAAGATGACATTTGCAACAATAAAGGTAAAGGGAGAAAAttgattataattataattaaaacttgTTAATACATGttattaagtttgttttttATCCTTTAATAATTTTCAGGGTGGAGGACACACGGCAGAATACACACAAAAAGAATGTAGCGTAGTTTTCAATAGATGGATAAGTAATAAATCATTGTAAACAAAATTGattgtattataaatattataataatagatGTCAATTAGATGTTCATACTTAGTGTCTATTGACTATGTGTCATATCCCCATTTTTTAAGTGTTGTCCCTGTatctcaacattacacattattagtgtctataTAATCCATCTCCTACTTGTCAAATTGCCTTGGCATTTTGTGGGTTTTGAAAGATACACATTGGGCAAAGttcatgaaaattggagaaattggaaaattagtgaaatttcttattttatgttttgattatttattttattttgtttatttatatattatgtttaatttattttagtattatattatatttNtgattatttattttattttgtttatttatatattatgtttaatttattttagtattatattatatttattttaatattatattttattgatatccgtgttctcgttgtgctcctcaagttcacaacacgttttatgatagtgctgccatgacaaatctcacaaaattaaaatttgtctgctcttgatattaacgacaatgattatttgtcatgggtctttgatgccgaaatccacatggatgctatgaatcttggagacactattaaagaaggaaatacgacatccaattaggacaaagcaaaagctatgattttccttcgtcatcatctccgagagggattgaaaatggagtatcttataGTATAAGATCCCTTgtggaaaaaaattgaaagagaggtatgatcataaaaaaaaaacagttattcttcctaaagcttgtTATGAGtagatgcacttgaggctacaagatttcaaatgaataagtgattacaactccatattatttaaaatcagttcgaaaCTGTTGTTATGCagaaagaaaattattgatgctgatatgttagagaagacattttctacatttaatgtctcgaatatgcttctGTGATTgcaatattgagagaaaaattttaaacaatattctgaactaatttcatgtcttatCGTAGCagaacaaaataatgagttattaatgaaaaatcatgaaccTCGACCAACTTAGACAACATTATTTCCTGAAGTAAATgctgtaaattttaataataattgtggTTGAGGTCGTGGTCGTGGTTGAGTTCGTGACTGTGGCAggggaagaaataattattatttttgtgatggTCATTATAATCATTGAGATTTCAAAAGAACcgcacaaaatgatgatcacaaaggaaaggCTCCAcgagataagagttcaaaaagtgttgaaaataaattctTCCGATgtggaatgactgggcattagTCACGTACCTATCATACGTCAAAATACTTAGTTGATCTTTATCAAACATCcctgaaagaaaaagagataaatatggaagcaaattttgcatactaggataatgacatatttgactcatcccatataatttggatgtggcggactttttttaatcttctgaagagaaaattggcagaattgatggaacatcaagtgtttcctttgacattgaaaatatctagacttaatattgtttttttttattcatcttcatgattttttttctcttagtagatgttaacctttgtatattccaaatgttgttttttcttattataattattttattttaatgaagaaacttggATTATTtacatatgttgggtgactaaaaaaatgagtaaagaagatctatgtttgGCAAATAGTGCAACTAGACAtacacaaaaatattttttcaaactgataatgctagaagcaaaagtcaatGCGATATCAGGTTCTGCAGACCTGACTAAAGGcattggaaaaacaaatattattttacataGAGGAAAAAAATTTACGAATGACAGTGCATTGTtatctagtcaatcaaagagaaatctacttatttttaaagatatatgttgtaATGGTTATCACATTGAGACTGAtataaagaataatatggagtacTTTATATCATATGTACTGTCTTgtataaaaaatgtatattggaagagttgcctgctttatcttctgaattatattatactcatatacgagtaattgaaacatatgcaataatgagcttgaagttcatgaatctagacatatttataatttgacaTTACAGATTAGGTCATCGAGAGTCTATAATTAttagaagaattattgagaatttaaatggacacccattgaagagccagaagattcttcaatcaaatgaattatcatgtgatgcttgctctctaggcaaattaatcattagaccatcaccagtcaAAGTGGGGACTAAATCACTTGCATTTTTAGAAgcaaattcatggtgatatatgtggacctattaatccaccaagtgaaccatttagatattttctggtattaatagatgcatccagcagatggtcacacATGTGCTAATTATCATGTCGAAATCTtgatttgcaagattacttactcaaataattaagttaagagcacaattttctgattatataattaagaacatttgtcttgataatgctgatgAATTTATATcctaagcttttgataattattgtatgtcaattgtggtaagtgttgaacatcctgtagctcatgttcatacacaaaatggtttagcataaccattcataaaatgtttgcagttaattgctaaaccattgcttatgagagctagGTTTCCTACATATGTATGGGACATGCTATTTTCAGTgtcacttgtatgcattaggccAGTATCTTATTATTAAGTACtcgtcattacaattagcttatgaccatgagccaaatatttcccatcttagaatttttggatgtgcagtatatgttccaattgaaggaactcttattcaagagtacctactgTTGGTCGACACCATCACGCAgcagaagaaatcaggatccataagcattctaattcattaattttggttgaaaagaaacattctaaaaaacaaagtttaatgggtttcaagaacataccttggccgaaccaacgaaatctccatttccagctgcaaaatcctccgaatccttgtgtagaccaccacaagatcttccctactatcctcttggtactctagattgagttgtgagacttaaaataagctggaatcaaagggaatatggagaaagttcactgaaccaacccattgaagaacaccttcttcatccgaatttttcagcaaaaattcagtcggttccTCCTtcctttcttcactccaatctcttcaatatattgcagactatcatggaAAGAGATGTACTGTATgggatgtagctcatgcttggagtaaaccaaagaaGAGATGGTGAGTTCTTTGTAAGAAACTTTGAAGAATTTTCAAGTTtgtgtgatttttcaatttccaaaaatccaaaaattgattttaaaatcatattttatttctaaaatcaaaatttattaattttataaattaattttctaataaacataataaataataaactttttaaacaatttaaataattctaattaatttaatatccaatattaattaattttacacaaattcatcttcatatat
This region includes:
- the LOC120085225 gene encoding serine carboxypeptidase-like 1 isoform X1 is translated as MAILVFRFSILSVFLFQVLSVAASIGSSSTVKFLPGFSGPLPFVLETGYVGVGEKEEVQLFYYFVKSEGNPEKDPLILWHTGGPGCSGLSGLAFEIGPLNFKEQRYNGSLPQLILNPFSWTKNSSIIFLDLPVGTGFSYGKTSEALRTGDFGQVQTSHQFLKKWLTDYHPEFISNPFYVGGDSYTGLIVPIVTHEILEGNKHLLPFVNLQGYILGNPITIRNSNKNFAIPFAHRMALISDELFESLTTSCKGEYVNIHPTNEDCLRHYDTYEKSVSEIFDGNILLPKCPSVSSKLQDVSARRSLYKTPKVLHDLKPPFPTLACPTYKYLLSYYWANDNQVRKALRIQEGSIGEWIRCQYGDDYSFDIDSSFPYHVNLSSKGYRSLIYSGDHDMVVPHLDTQAWIKSLNYSIVDDWRPWFIMDQVAGYTRTYANKMTFATIKGGGHTAEYTQKECSVVFNRWISNKSL
- the LOC120085225 gene encoding serine carboxypeptidase-like 1 isoform X2 — protein: MLRLKALGFVYFVCFLRSSEFQGTAIQRKSSSTNFEPLFMDQGHHYPYELFLGMMSNANNSSIIFLDLPVGTGFSYGKTSEALRTGDFGQVQTSHQFLKKWLTDYHPEFISNPFYVGGDSYTGLIVPIVTHEILEGNKHLLPFVNLQGYILGNPITIRNSNKNFAIPFAHRMALISDELFESLTTSCKGEYVNIHPTNEDCLRHYDTYEKSVSEIFDGNILLPKCPSVSSKLQDVSARRSLYKTPKVLHDLKPPFPTLACPTYKYLLSYYWANDNQVRKALRIQEGSIGEWIRCQYGDDYSFDIDSSFPYHVNLSSKGYRSLIYSGDHDMVVPHLDTQAWIKSLNYSIVDDWRPWFIMDQVAGYTRTYANKMTFATIKGGGHTAEYTQKECSVVFNRWISNKSL